The DNA window TTCGGACCCTCCCGTAACGTGAGTTTCATGTCGAGAACCTCACGCTCACGAAAGTCACCGGCCAAGTCGGCGCCGCGGCCTACCGCTGCACCCAAGCCAGGACATCTTCGCGTCGTCGCGACCGGTGGTCTCGGTGAGATCGGCCGAAACATGACTGTGTTCGAGTACGAGGGCAAACTGCTCATCGTCGATTGCGGAGTGCTGTTCCCCGAAGAGCATCAACCGGGCGTCGACGTCATCCTCCCTGACTGGAGTTTCATCCGCGACCGGCTCGACGACGTCATCGCAATTGTGCTGACGCACGGCCACGAGGACCACATCGGTGGTGTCCCCTATCTCCTTCGCGAGCGCGGCGACATACCCGTCATCGGCTCCAGGCTGACGCTTCACTTCCTGGCCGCCAAGTTCGAAGAATTCAAGGTCTCGACCAAATTGGTCGAGGTGACGGCCGGCGAGACGCGTCAGGAAGGCCCCTTCGAACTCGAATTCCTCGCAGTCAATCACTCCATCCCGGACGGGCTCGCGATCGCGATCCGCACCGATGCCGGGCTTGTACTACATACCGGCGACTTCAAGATGGACCAGTTCCCGCTGGACGGACGGATCACGGACCTGCGGGGCTTCGCCAGACTCGGCGAGGAGGGTCTCGACCTTCTGCTCATCGATTCCACCAACGCCGAAGTTCCGGGATTCATGGTCTCGGAACGAGATCTGGTCCCGGCCATCGAGAAGGTGTTCCGCGAAACGTCGGGACGGGTGATCGTCTCCAGCTTCGCCAGCCACGTCCACCGCATCCAACAGGTCCTCGACGCCGCACACGCGCAGGGACGCAAGGTTGCGTTCGTCGGACGTTCGATGGTGCGCAACATGAAGATTGCAACAGATCTCGGCTACCTGACCGTGCCGGACGGCCTTGTGGTCGACCTCCCGAAGCTCAATCGCCTACCGGCGCACAAGATTACACTCATCTGCACGGGATCGCAGGGCGAACCTCTGGCTGCACTGTCGC is part of the Rhodococcus sovatensis genome and encodes:
- a CDS encoding ribonuclease J produces the protein MSRTSRSRKSPAKSAPRPTAAPKPGHLRVVATGGLGEIGRNMTVFEYEGKLLIVDCGVLFPEEHQPGVDVILPDWSFIRDRLDDVIAIVLTHGHEDHIGGVPYLLRERGDIPVIGSRLTLHFLAAKFEEFKVSTKLVEVTAGETRQEGPFELEFLAVNHSIPDGLAIAIRTDAGLVLHTGDFKMDQFPLDGRITDLRGFARLGEEGLDLLLIDSTNAEVPGFMVSERDLVPAIEKVFRETSGRVIVSSFASHVHRIQQVLDAAHAQGRKVAFVGRSMVRNMKIATDLGYLTVPDGLVVDLPKLNRLPAHKITLICTGSQGEPLAALSRMASGEHQIKVGDGDTVLMASSLIPGNENAIYRVINGLVDKGAHVVHKGNAKVHVSGHASAGELVYCYNILEPANVLPVHGESRHLRANADLAIRTGVPRDRVLIAENGSVIDLHDGVASITGRTPIELIYVDASSVGGVTEDSLAERRLLGSEGVLTVIAIVDPDTGLLVDDVDFIGRGFAHDANTFKALGPAIGKALTRESDSSVASRERIERRIVQEAARWAKQSLGRQPLVVPVVVDG